Genomic segment of Cytobacillus suaedae:
CTGACGATATGTATGCTAGAGATATGGCAATCGATTGGTTAGAAAGAGGTACAAATTATGAATTACGTTAGTGATATCTGGCATCACTTCATCGTGATATCTAGTACATTTATTTTTGTTTACATGCTAATTGTAATCCTTTTTTATACCGTATTATTACTAACATCAATCTTTCAGTTAAGAAAAGAATATCAACTGGATGATGAGGAGCCTTATGAGGAAATCCTTCAGCTTGGTTTCACAAAGCCTGTTTCAATATTGGTTCCTGCCTATAATGAAGGTGTTGGAATATACGGTAGCGTCCGTTCATTATTAAGTATTGAGTATCCAGAGTATGAGGTAGTTGTTATAAATGATGGTTCAAAGGACGATACACTTGAAAAATTAATTGAACGGTTTAGTTTAATTAAAACAAATCACGTTATCCAGAAAAAGATAGAAACAAAGGAAGTAAGGGGGATTTATCGATCAAAAATTTATGACCATTTAATAGTGATTGATAAAGAAAACGGTGGAAAGGCAGATGCACTGAATGTTGGCATAAATGTTTCTAGATATCCATACTTTTGCTCTATGGACGGAGATTCTATCCTAGAGAGAGATGCTTTTGTGAAGGTTATGAAGCCTATCATTGAGTCTGATGGCGATGTTATCGCATCTGGCGGAAGTGTTCGAATTGCAAACGGTTGTAAAATTGAAAGTGGAGAAATCGTTAGTGTAGGTCTACCCTCAAAACCTCTAGTTATAATGCAGATTATTGAATACTTAAGGGCTTTTCTGATGGGAAGAATTGGACTAAGTAAACACAATCTTTTATTAATTGTTTCGGGTGCGTTTGGAGTTTTCTCTAAGCAATGGGTCATCGAAGCAGGCGGGTATGCTCATACTGTTGGTGAAGATATGGAGTTAGTGGTTAGATTACATCGGTTAATAAAAGAGCGAAAAGCCGATAAAAAAATCATCTATGTTGCTGATCCAGTCTGTTGGACTGAGGCACCGGATTCTATGAAGTTTTTAAGAAGACAGAGAAATAGGTGGCACAGAGGACTATTTGATAGCTTATGGACACATCGTAAATTAATGTTTAATCCAAAGTATGGTTCGATTGGATTTGTTTCTATGCCTTATTTCTTTTTTATTGAGTTTTTAGGCCCTCTAGTTGAGCTATTTGGGTACTTTATTATAATAATATCTATTTTTCTTGGTGGAATATATATTGAGTTTGCAATACTTCTATTTTTATTATCGATGCTTTATGGATCCGTTTTTTCAATGGCAGCTGTTCTACTTGAGGAATGGAGTTTACGAAAATTCCCGAAAGTAACTGATATTTTAAGGCTGTTTTTCTATTCTTTAACAGAAACCTTATGGTATAGACCCTTAACTGTATTGTGGCGATGTGAAGGGATTTTACATTTATTACTACGTAAGCAGGGATGGGGAGAAATGGTTAGAAAAGGTGTGTCAAATGACTAAGGAATCTACTAAAAAGCTACCCATTTTCCTATTGTTCATACTAGTTATGCTTGCAGCTATTACAGCTCCTTTTTGGGTATGGCAATTACAGTCTCAAAAGACGTTGGAGGTCTTAGTATTGGATAAGACCGTACCTGATGAGACTTATAGAGAGCATAAGGGAATTATGTGGGCATTAAATCATTTAAAGTATGTACAATCAGATGGTTCAAAATATCATTTAATTAACGATTATATAGGGTTTTATCCTAAGAAAAACGATGAATACGGAATTAAAGATCTTCCTGAAAATTTGGATCCCTATCAAATGATCTACATTGCCGATGGTTATGGAGTATATGAGGAAGAATTTTATGAAAATAATCAACAAGGTGAACGATCAAATATTATTTATGGTGGAATGACTGCTGAAGAAATTGCGAGAATTAGAGAAGCGGTATTTAAGAATGGTACTACTTTAATTGCAGAATTTAATACATTTGCAAGTCCTACCCCACCAGATGTAA
This window contains:
- a CDS encoding glycosyltransferase family 2 protein yields the protein MNYVSDIWHHFIVISSTFIFVYMLIVILFYTVLLLTSIFQLRKEYQLDDEEPYEEILQLGFTKPVSILVPAYNEGVGIYGSVRSLLSIEYPEYEVVVINDGSKDDTLEKLIERFSLIKTNHVIQKKIETKEVRGIYRSKIYDHLIVIDKENGGKADALNVGINVSRYPYFCSMDGDSILERDAFVKVMKPIIESDGDVIASGGSVRIANGCKIESGEIVSVGLPSKPLVIMQIIEYLRAFLMGRIGLSKHNLLLIVSGAFGVFSKQWVIEAGGYAHTVGEDMELVVRLHRLIKERKADKKIIYVADPVCWTEAPDSMKFLRRQRNRWHRGLFDSLWTHRKLMFNPKYGSIGFVSMPYFFFIEFLGPLVELFGYFIIIISIFLGGIYIEFAILLFLLSMLYGSVFSMAAVLLEEWSLRKFPKVTDILRLFFYSLTETLWYRPLTVLWRCEGILHLLLRKQGWGEMVRKGVSND